A genome region from Arachis duranensis cultivar V14167 chromosome 8, aradu.V14167.gnm2.J7QH, whole genome shotgun sequence includes the following:
- the LOC107461660 gene encoding enoyl-[acyl-carrier-protein] reductase, mitochondrial — protein MLRSLVAKPHSSQCFIFNLSQKLLHGNGAAQFRATRAFTPRSVAGVSPPSKAIVYEEHGQPDAVTKLVEFPGVEVKENDVCVKMLCAPINPSDINRIQGVYPVRPELPAVGGYEGVGEVYSVGSAVTSLSPGDWVIPSPPSFGTWQTYIVKDQSVWHKIDKGVPMEYSATITVNPLTALLMLEDGVTLSSGDAIVQNGATSMVGQCVIQLAKSRGIRSINIIRDRAGVDEVKETLKNLGADHVFTENELEVKNVKSLLNEIPEPALGFNCVGGNAASLVLKFLRQGGTMVTYGGMSKRPVTVPTSAFIFKELSLRGFWLQKWLSTEKAVESRRMIDKLLGLVHEGKLKYNMELAPFSDFNTSLDKALGKFGSQPKQVIKF, from the exons ATGTTGCGATCGTTGGTTGCAAAACCTCACAGTTCCCAATGCTTTATCTTCAACCTCTCGCAGAAGTTACTTCACGGAAACGGCGCAGCTCAATTCCGAGCAACGCGCGCATTCACGCCGCGTTCAGTTGCCGGGGTGTCGCCGCCGTCGAAGGCGATCGTGTACGAGGAGCACGGGCAACCCGACGCGGTGACGAAGCTGGTGGAGTTTCCAGGTGTGGAAGTGAAGGAGAATGATGTGTGCGTGAAGATGCTGTGTGCTCCCATAAACCCTTCCGACATTAACAGAATACAAGGCGTGTATCCCGTCAGGCCAGAGCTACCCGCAGTTGGTGGCTACGAAGGCGTTGGAGAGGTTTACTCCGTCGGCTCCGCTGTCACTTCTCTCTCTCCTGGTGACTGGGTCATTCCTTCTCCACCGTCCTTCG GGACATGGCAGACATACATTGTGAAAGATCAGAGTGTATGGCACAAGATAGACAAGGGCGTGCCTATGGAATATTCTGCTACCATCACTGTTAATCCCTTGACTGCTCTCCTCATGCTTGAAGACGGTGTTACTTTGAGCTCAG GGGATGCAATTGTGCAAAATGGGGCTACCAGCATGGTTGGGCAGTGCGTCATTCAGCTTGCAAAATCACGCGGTATTCGCAGCATAAATATTATAAGGGACAG GGCTGGGGTTGATGAAGTGAAAGAAACTCTTAAGAATTTGGGTGCTGATCACGTTTTCACTGAGAATGAATTGGAAGTGAAGAATGTAAAGAGTCTCTTG AATGAAATACCTGAACCTGCACTAGGATTCAACTGTGTTGGTGGCAATGCTGCTTCTCTGGTTCTCAAATTTTTGAG ACAAGGAGGAACTATGGTGACTTATGGTGGAATGTCTAAAAGGCCTGTTACTGTGCCTACCTCAGCCTTCATATTTAAG GAACTTTCCTTGAGGGGTTTCTGGCTGCAGAAATGGTTGAGCACAGAGAAAGCTGTAGAGAGCAGAAGAATGATAGACAAGCTTTTGGGTCTTGTACATGAGGGCAAGTTAAAATACAA CATGGAGCTGGCTCCTTTTAGTGATTTTAATACATCATTGGATAAGGCTCTTGGAAAATTTGGGAGCCAACCTAAACAAGTGATCAAATTCTAA